A region of the Chloroflexota bacterium genome:
CGGACCACACTATACGTGCTCGCTGAGAATTGCGTGGGAAAAAAATAGAAGAAAGGAGGAGTCGGCTGCGTCCCGTTTATGCCAACAGGCATTAGCTTTTTGGCATCAGGACTCTGGATCCCTCAGCCCAGGTTCGAATCCTGGCTCGGCAGCCACAGCGCCCCTCAAGATGACCTTGCCCGCTCCAAGTAACGTTGCCACTTGGCCGTCACCCAGTCCTGCAGTTCCTGCACGGTCTCCTCAGTGACATTGCTGAACCTTCCCTGTGCTGTCAGAAACTCCCTCACATGTGTCGGGTTGCCCTTCCTGGCGACGGATTCACTGCCTGCGGTCAGCTGGAATACTCCATTCTCAACCTCATAGAGTACGTTCCATCCGGTCTGCACAGCCAGTTCGCCAATCCTGATGGTGGCACTGAAAGGGAACCCCCAGCCTGGAGGACACGGCGAGTACACATGTATGAATCTCAGTCCGACCATGGACATAGCCTTCCTTACCTTCTGATAGAGGTCCAGCGGGTATGATGCATTTGCCGTTGCCACGTAGGGAACGGCATGGGCCTCCATTATTGCCACGATGTCCTTCTGGTGCTGCCGCTTGCCCAGAATGGGGGTAGTGCCGGATATTGCGCCAAGCGGAGAAGAGCCTGAACGCTGATTGCCGGTGTTCATGTAGCCT
Encoded here:
- a CDS encoding thiamine pyrophosphate-dependent enzyme; translation: MSQVNAVSLTEKEYLLPGNRLCPGCALSLAYRHILKALDGRAIITVPASCLTVLHGMYPVTSVTVPCVNTPFASVAASAAGLVAGLKAVGRTDLTVVAVAGDGGTHDIGIQALSGAAERHDDFIYICYDNEGYMNTGNQRSGSSPLGAISGTTPILGKRQHQKDIVAIMEAHAVPYVATANASYPLDLYQKVRKAMSMVGLRFIHVYSPCPPGWGFPFSATIRIGELAVQTGWNVLYEVENGVFQLTAGSESVARKGNPTHVREFLTAQGRFSNVTEETVQELQDWVTAKWQRYLERARSS